One segment of Castanea sativa cultivar Marrone di Chiusa Pesio chromosome 3, ASM4071231v1 DNA contains the following:
- the LOC142626788 gene encoding uncharacterized protein LOC142626788: MAVQRLERGDLWKSKAMALQIRLRDRFRVAVDRRRRLRELLFAGDGDGDDGCFSSTVDRWLRRFRDFRRESLPSSSTFYRKRVSKDFNAEEESVVLRMVQAVALPVLGNVCHVFMNGLNRVQVYGLEKLHDAVLHRPKDKPLVSVSNHVASLDDPLVIASLLPPHVLLDAQNLRWTLCASDRCFSNPVFSTFFQSVKVLPLSRGEGLYQKGMDMAIAKLNRGGWVHIFPEGGRSRDGGKTMGPSKRGVGRLVLDADNIPMVLPFVHTGMQEIMPIGASIPRVGKTVTVLIGDPIHFDDLLNVEKEAHVSRGKLYDAVASRIGHRLHEMKAQLDELALEQAMQLQKQPVQITDRTAELLQQVDWDSFGMGGYLSSEDDSLLRQESQNLSRIDDATCHQGLASSLRQETKMQPKLNVTYPQEPALSDRCFKVGLSYGNGLVSRMRGYIDPTELMGFAASGLFVNLRPKEFSANYREVGPLKAWKQFLEDNVFRQWNHC; this comes from the exons ATGGCGGTGCAGAGGTTAGAGAGAGGCGATTTGTGGAAGAGCAAGGCAATGGCTTTGCAGATCCGTCTCAGGGACCGTTTCAGAGTCGCCGTCGACCGTCGCCGTCGCCTCCGGGAACTTCTTTTCGCCGGCGATGGAGACGGAGACGACGGTTGCTTCTCTTCCACCGTCGACCGGTGGCTCCGAAGGTTCAGAGATTTCCGCAGGGAGTCCCtgccttcttcttctactttctATCGCAAAAgag TGAGTAAAGACTTCAATGCTGAAGAAGAGTCTGTTGTTCTTCGCATGGTTCAAGCCGTGGCTCTACCTGTTTTGGGAAACGTTTGTCATGTGTTTATGAACGGCTTAAATCGTGTTCAG GTTTATGGTTTGGAAAAATTGCATGATGCGGTGCTGCATAGACCCAAGGACAAGCCTCTTGTTTCG GTCAGCAATCATGTTGCTTCGCTGGATGATCCACTTGTTATTGCTTCACTGCTTCCACCACATGTTCTTCTGGATGCGCAGAACTTGAGATGGACACTTTGTGCGTCTGACCGATGTTTTAGCAATCCTGTTTTTTCTACGTTCTTTCAATCTGTCAAAGTCTTGCCACTTTCCCGTGGTGAGGGTCTTTATCAGAAG GGCATGGATATGGCTATTGCAAAATTAAATCGTGGTGGGTGGGTTCATATCTTCCCAGAAGGTGGTCGATCTCGAGATGGTGGAAAAACCATGGGGCCTTCCAAGAGAGGTGTTGGAAG GTTGGTCCTGGATGCAGACAATATTCCCATGGTTCTTCCATTTGTACATACTGGTATGCAGGAGATCATGCCAATAGGAGCTAGCATCCCAAGGGTTGGAAAGACA GTAACAGTACTGATTGGAGACCCTATCCATTTTGATGATTTACTCAACGTGGAAAAAGaagcacatgtatcaagaggaAAATTATACGATGCTGTAGCTTCAAGAATTGGTCATCGATTACATGAGATGAAAGCTCAACTTGATGAATTAGCTCTTGAACAAGCTATGCAATTACAAAAACAACCAGTACAAATTACAGATAGAACAGCTGAGCTTTTGCAGCAAGTTGACTGGGATTCATTTGGGATGGGAGGCTATTTATCTTCTGAAGATGATTCTTTGTTGAGGCAAGAATCACAAAACCTATCAAGGATAGATGATGCTACTTGTCATCAAGGACTTGCTTCGTCCCTGAGACAAGAGACAAAGATGCAACCAAAGCTAAATGTTACCTATCCTCAAGAGCCTGCTTTGAGTGATCGGTGTTTCAAAGTTGGTTTATCCTATGGGAATGGACTTGTGTCGAGGATGCGTGGTTATATAGACCCAACTGAGCTAATGGGTTTTGCTGCCAGCGGCTTATTTGTGAATCTTAGACCAAAGGAGTTCTCTGCAAATTATAGAGAAGTTGGCCCCTTAAAGGCATGGAAACAATTTTTGGAAGATAATGTGTTCCGTCAGTGGAACCATTGCTAA
- the LOC142628444 gene encoding uncharacterized protein LOC142628444 has product MDHTTEDCKTLWNHLEQLVKEGRLKQFLYRPNGQGDHSGLVNQGNTSSRPPLGTINVIFAVFGRTGSHPSRVMSVARTLTEDSSSESKRARGSIQPTLGFSEEDKIGTIQLHDDALVVTLRIGGYDVKRVMVNQGSGADIMYPNLYKGLNLKLEDLTAYDSSLISFEGKTVIPNGQIRLPMQ; this is encoded by the coding sequence ATGGATCATACCACTGAGGATTGTAAGAccctgtggaatcatttggagcagttggttaaggagggaaggtTAAAACAGTTTTTGTATCGGCCCAATGGGCAAGGAGACCATTCAGGTTTGGTAAATCAAGGCAACACTTCTTCAAGGCCTCCTTTGggtacaatcaatgttatctttGCTGTTTTTGGGAGGACTGGTTCTCATCCTTCCAGGGTGATGTCCGTAGCACGAACCCTTACCGAGGATTCTAGTTCTGAGTCGAAGAGGGCTAGGGGAAGTATCCAACCAACATTAGGTTTCTCAGAAGAAGACAAGATTGGGACTATCCAGCtacatgatgatgctttggtggttacgTTGAGGATAGGGGGCTACGATGTGAAAAGAGTGATGGTTAATCAGGGTagtggtgcggatattatgtaccctaaCTTATATAAGGGGCTAAACTTGAAGCTTGAGGATCTGACAGCTTATGATTCatcgttaataagttttgaagggaagactgtCATACCAAATGGGCAAATTAGATTACCTATGCAATAA
- the LOC142629448 gene encoding receptor-like protein kinase FERONIA, whose amino-acid sequence MGKGKRSNAYFWATLRPCFTPLYIAFLLHRVTSTVGSNSPFPYIPEDIINLDCGSSGNSTSLDGQTWIGDQNSIFFPVEHAQNNASLTASAVQQSSSASRLPYTTARLSLSPFSYIFSSVTAGQKFVRLYFYPATYGTFDRSKARFSVKAGPFTLLRNFNASLTADADDFPGDNIFREFCVNIEEGQRLNLTLTPSDSNSFAFVNGIEILSMPTNLYYTPSDDQGLPFIGQEQLYRVFNGTALEMLYRINVGGSFISPAGDTGMFRSWNSDDKYLTEDLSSSLPVNDTIELNFSQIPPYTAPEEVYRTARTMGINRSLNKLYNLTWQFPVDSQFDYLVRLHFCEFQPEFKAAGDRVFLVFIANQTAERAADVIRWSGGSGVPVYRDYAVSMFPIESQKRVNLSIAITANPLDWETKYSDAILNGIEIFKVNDTNGNLAGPNPNTLTLTLPKATKSNNNRTKIMAIVGGGISGIIVLLILGFLILRHAKISWRWRGPSSFHISKSTTTHGSTLPYLCRSFSLAEIKAATKNFDQNSIIGVGGFGDVYKGYIHTDGGAAHVAIKRLKPGSQQGVQEFKTEIEILSQLRHHHLVSLIGYCNDVNEMILVYDFMPGGTLCSHLYNTDKTSLSWDLRLQICLGAARALSYLHIGAKHPIIHRDVKSTNILLDEKWTAKVSDFGLSKFGPTSTSKAHVSTAVKGSFGYLDPEYYRRQKLTEKSDVYSFGVVLFEVLCARPPIMHTEENEEISLAEWASNCYRNGKLDQIVDPLLKAEIEPECLKKFGEIAVNCLHDNGTERPSMNDVVWGLELALQLQGSAEKAIFHGEQSFATKEYQDGSMSMFSEIMNPKGR is encoded by the coding sequence ATGGGCAAGGGAAAACGAAGCAACGCGTATTTTTGGGCCACCCTCCGACCATGTTTCACACCTCTCTACATCGCCTTCTTGCTGCACCGCGTCACCAGCACTGTCGGCAGCAACTCTCCGTTTCCTTACATACCAGAGGACATTATTAACCTTGACTGTGGCTCCTCCGGCAATTCGACCTCATTAGATGGTCAGACCTGGATTGGAGACCAGAATTCTATATTCTTCCCAGTTGAACATGCTCAAAACAATGCATCTCTAACTGCAAGCGCTGTGCAGCAATCCTCCTCTGCTAGCCGACTACCCTATACAACAGCCCGCTTATCTCTCTCCCCATTCAGCTATATATTCTCATCAGTCACTGCAGGCCAAAAATTCGTTCGACTATACTTCTACCCAGCTACTTACGGCACCTTTGATCGCTCTAAAGCCCGATTTTCTGTCAAAGCTGGACCTTTTACTCTTCTTCGCAATTTTAATGCTTCGCTTACAGCAGACGCTGATGATTTTCCCGGTGACAACATATTTAGAGAATTCTGTGTCAACATCGAGGAAGGTCAGAGGCTGAACTTAACCTTAACTCCAAGCGATTCCAATTCATTTGCTTTTGTCAACGGAATTGAAATCTTGTCGATGCCTACTAATCTCTATTACACTCCGTCTGATGATCAAGGGCTCCCTTTTATCGGCCAAGAGCAGCTGTACCGAGTCTTTAATGGAACTGCTCTCGAGATGCTATACAGAATAAATGTTGGAGGGAGCTTCATCTCACCCGCTGGAGATACAGGAATGTTCCGTAGCTGGAATTCGGACGACAAGTACTTGACAGAAGATTTATCATCTTCTCTACCAGTTAACGACACCATTGAACTAAACTTCAGCCAAATACCTCCGTACACTGCACCGGAAGAAGTCTATAGAACTGCCCGCACTATGGGGATTAACCGATCCTTGAATAAGTTATACAATCTCACTTGGCAATTTCCCGTGGATTCTCAGTTTGATTACCTTGTTAGGTTACACTTCTGCGAGTTTCAACCAGAGTTTAAAGCGGCGGGCGACCGAGTATTCCTCGTTTTCATTGCAAATCAAACCGCTGAGAGGGCAGCCGACGTGATAAGATGGAGCGGTGGGAGTGGGGTTCCCGTATATAGGGACTACGCTGTGTCGATGTTTCCCATAGAAAGCCAGAAAAGAGTGAACCTCTCTATCGCCATAACTGCAAATCCACTTGACTGGGAAACTAAATACAGTGATGCAATCTTAAACGGAATCGAAATCTTCAAAGTCAACGACACCAATGGAAATCTCGCCGGACCCAACCCCAACACACTTACTCTGACCCTTCCAAAGGCAACAAAGTCAAATAACAATAGAACAAAAATAATGGCCATCGTCGGTGGCGGAATTTCCGGCATTATTGTTCTGTTGATTCTCGGATTCTTGATTCTCCGGCATGCTAAGATTAGTTGGCGTTGGCGGGGTCCATCTTCTTTCCACATTTCCAAGTCAACAACCACTCACGGATCAACGCTACCGTATTTGTGCCGTTCCTTCTCATTGGCTGAGATTAAAGCAGCCACCAAAAACTTTGACCAAAATTCCATTATTGGTGTGGGTGGGTTCGGTGACGTGTATAAAGGGTACATACACACTGATGGTGGGGCAGCCCACGTTGCTATCAAACGGTTGAAACCCGGTTCTCAACAAGGGGTCCAGGAGTTCAAAACAGAAATTGAGATACTATCCCAGCTCCGCCACCACCATCTCGTTTCTCTAATAGGATATTGCAATGATGTCAACGAGATGATCCTTGTGTATGATTTTATGCCTGGTGGGACTCTTTGTAGTCATCTCTACAACACTGATAAGACATCTCTTTCGTGGGATCTACGCCTCCAAATCTGTCTTGGTGCGGCACGTGCATTAAGCTACTTGCATATAGGTGCGAAGCACCCCATCATTCATCGTGATGTGAAGAGCACAAACATTTTATTGGACGAGAAATGGACAGCCAAGGTGTCCGATTTTGGATTGTCAAAATTTGGTCCTACTAGCACGTCCAAGGCACACGTTAGCACAGCAGTGAAAGGTAGTTTTGGCTATTTGGATCCGGAATATTATCGACGCCAAAAATTGACAGAGAAGTCTGATGTGTACTCTTTTGGTGTGGTGTTGTTTGAAGTGTTGTGTGCAAGGCCACCCATCATGCATACGGAAGAGAACGAGGAGATAAGTCTAGCAGAGTGGGCTTCAAACTGTTATCGCAATGGAAAGCTTGATCAGATTGTTGATCCATTATTGAAGGCTGAAATTGAACCAGAGTGTTTGAAGAAATTTGGCGAGATTGCGGTGAATTGCTTGCATGACAATGGAACCGAACGGCCATCAATGAATGATGTGGTGTGGGGTCTTGAGCTCGCATTGCAGTTGCAAGGGAGTGCAGAAAAAGCTATCTTCCATGGGGAGCAAAGTTTTGCTACTAAGGAATATCAGGATGGATCGATGTCAATGTTTTCTGAGATTATGAATCCTAAAGGTCGATGA